The Candidatus Obscuribacter sp. genome has a segment encoding these proteins:
- a CDS encoding VWA domain-containing protein — MIHFMSPYLLALIPIVLGMLFVATRRRKSYGHTQVDSQKNLRTLSLISKVPVLCLAGFLTLLCLAMARPTLPEARSTKVIESRDFMIAVDVSGSMDTDIADPNQKAMAGGNTPQTDADGKPIKTTRLTVARKAIEQFVPTRQGDRIGLIYFDDEAYFSWPLTTDLNLISERNLLTGKYTGGGTNFDGPDEAGYSKMGPLQASINHYKELGQAKTKVIIMVTDGEASIKPERLQQLLDQLKADNIKVYVLGVAEGWVNNSSSTQDLRKLSELSGGKVLVVGDASAMQAGFDEINKLEKSSVEVETTPFFRDIYEYFVFAALLLALIFAVTAAFIREDV; from the coding sequence ATGATTCACTTCATGAGCCCTTACCTCTTGGCGCTCATCCCCATTGTGCTTGGAATGCTCTTCGTCGCCACGCGGCGTCGCAAGAGCTACGGTCACACGCAGGTCGACTCTCAAAAGAATCTGCGCACTCTGTCTCTCATCAGCAAAGTCCCCGTACTTTGCCTGGCTGGCTTCCTCACTCTGTTGTGCCTGGCTATGGCCAGACCGACTCTGCCGGAGGCTCGTAGCACCAAGGTGATCGAATCTCGCGACTTTATGATCGCAGTCGACGTCTCGGGCTCGATGGATACGGATATCGCTGACCCCAACCAAAAGGCAATGGCGGGTGGCAACACTCCCCAGACCGACGCCGATGGCAAGCCCATCAAGACGACGCGTCTGACCGTGGCCCGCAAGGCCATCGAACAGTTCGTACCGACTCGTCAGGGAGACCGCATCGGTCTCATCTACTTCGACGACGAAGCGTACTTCAGCTGGCCTCTTACCACCGACTTGAACTTGATCTCTGAGCGCAATCTGCTCACTGGCAAGTACACCGGCGGCGGCACCAACTTCGACGGACCCGACGAGGCTGGTTACAGCAAGATGGGACCCCTCCAGGCTTCCATCAATCACTACAAGGAGCTGGGCCAGGCCAAAACCAAGGTGATCATCATGGTCACCGACGGCGAAGCCAGCATCAAGCCGGAACGGCTGCAGCAGCTCCTCGATCAGCTCAAGGCTGACAACATCAAGGTCTACGTCCTCGGTGTTGCGGAAGGCTGGGTCAACAACTCAAGCTCCACACAGGACCTGCGCAAACTGTCCGAACTCTCGGGCGGCAAGGTCCTTGTCGTGGGCGACGCCAGCGCGATGCAGGCCGGATTTGACGAAATCAACAAGCTCGAAAAGTCGAGTGTTGAAGTGGAGACCACTCCCTTCTTCCGCGACATCTACGAGTATTTCGTCTTCGCAGCCCTGCTCCTGGCGCTCATCTTCGCCGTGACTGCCGCCTTCATTCGTGAAGACGTTTAG
- a CDS encoding SpoVR family protein, whose amino-acid sequence MSANLANPHYTYQRDMELLMMWDKRMAAAAARIGLTYYPIDYKLTTDAQVTQVLPYVGMPNDYVHWSKGKEAEKNRNQGYGGHIYEMVLNTNPSIEYLSTTNTLPMQLHVMAHATYGHVVFFKNNKYFGETMPESIIARLAQARTKIDALVAHPDWGWEGYEYYMDALHALENHVGWLPTIKDQRTDRQLRDELKQELANLRRRVLSEGEVSQSLKVQLERQAAQIEQTLKRYPIQPQADLLGFLMDPENTPHLPDEARMLVSIVRDRSLYFQPQGRTKFMNEGFASRWQRELLLQPEVAIPLEYRFDLAQSWNMHYQVAVNNYFDPYAMGLNIWDYIDRTYGYDEKDADGNVIMDTVKAKELIKDADGNYVEGRKYITSQVVRRNRDKMFHVLENYDDNRFVTEFMNEELFEYLNLQTLDWVKRVIVMINKTLIKSGWNRKHVFNNPLPLSLEDMMAVIQTWSQVQETSEAYHEELGTPLFPVPAQTLQQMATVIQIVAAFDQNKHKARRMLAMRTAYHSVPNITVQDTGKYTDGVWTLKHEFDPNFGPLMQSEARTTLRYFRRLCGNAVRLLTMEPPVDSRGRPTGPPRPFEYFTEDGDIVKERWL is encoded by the coding sequence ATGAGCGCAAATCTCGCAAACCCGCACTACACCTATCAGCGCGACATGGAGCTGCTGATGATGTGGGATAAGAGGATGGCGGCCGCTGCTGCACGCATCGGTCTCACCTATTACCCCATCGACTACAAGCTCACCACCGACGCGCAGGTGACTCAGGTGCTCCCGTACGTTGGCATGCCCAACGACTACGTGCACTGGAGCAAGGGCAAGGAAGCGGAGAAGAACCGCAATCAGGGTTACGGCGGCCACATCTATGAGATGGTGCTGAACACGAACCCGTCGATTGAGTACCTCTCCACGACCAACACCCTGCCCATGCAGTTGCACGTGATGGCCCACGCGACCTACGGTCACGTGGTCTTCTTCAAGAACAACAAGTACTTCGGCGAAACCATGCCGGAGTCAATCATCGCTCGGCTGGCTCAGGCGCGCACCAAGATCGATGCTCTGGTCGCTCATCCCGACTGGGGCTGGGAAGGCTACGAGTACTACATGGACGCCCTCCACGCGCTGGAGAACCATGTGGGCTGGTTGCCGACCATCAAGGATCAGCGCACCGACCGGCAACTGCGCGATGAGCTCAAGCAAGAGCTGGCCAACCTGCGGCGCCGCGTCCTCTCCGAGGGCGAAGTGTCGCAGTCACTCAAGGTCCAGCTGGAGCGCCAGGCTGCGCAAATCGAGCAGACGCTCAAGCGCTACCCGATTCAGCCGCAGGCTGACTTGCTCGGCTTCCTCATGGACCCCGAGAACACGCCGCACCTGCCCGACGAAGCTCGGATGCTGGTGTCCATCGTGCGTGACCGCTCGCTCTACTTCCAGCCGCAAGGCCGGACCAAGTTCATGAACGAAGGCTTTGCCAGCCGGTGGCAGCGGGAACTCCTGCTGCAGCCGGAAGTGGCCATCCCGCTGGAGTATCGCTTCGACCTGGCTCAGTCCTGGAACATGCACTACCAGGTGGCGGTGAACAACTACTTCGACCCCTACGCCATGGGGCTGAACATCTGGGACTACATCGATCGCACCTACGGCTACGACGAAAAGGATGCCGATGGCAATGTGATCATGGACACAGTCAAGGCCAAGGAGCTGATCAAAGACGCCGATGGCAACTACGTCGAAGGACGCAAGTACATCACGTCTCAGGTCGTGCGCCGCAACCGCGACAAGATGTTCCACGTCCTGGAGAACTACGACGACAACCGCTTCGTCACGGAGTTCATGAACGAGGAGCTCTTCGAGTACCTCAATCTGCAGACTCTGGACTGGGTCAAGCGCGTCATCGTGATGATCAACAAGACCCTGATCAAGAGCGGCTGGAATCGCAAGCACGTCTTCAACAACCCGCTGCCCCTGTCCCTCGAGGACATGATGGCGGTGATTCAGACCTGGTCCCAGGTCCAGGAGACGAGCGAAGCGTACCACGAGGAGCTGGGCACGCCCCTGTTCCCTGTGCCGGCGCAGACGCTGCAGCAGATGGCCACGGTCATCCAGATCGTCGCAGCGTTCGACCAGAACAAGCACAAGGCTCGCCGCATGCTGGCCATGCGTACTGCCTACCATTCTGTGCCGAACATCACGGTGCAGGACACGGGCAAGTACACCGACGGCGTCTGGACTCTCAAGCATGAGTTCGACCCCAACTTCGGTCCTCTGATGCAGTCGGAAGCGCGCACCACCCTGCGCTACTTCCGTCGTCTGTGTGGCAACGCCGTCCGTCTTCTGACGATGGAACCGCCCGTGGACAGCCGAGGCCGGCCGACTGGTCCGCCGCGTCCGTTTGAGTACTTCACCGAGGACGGCGATATCGTCAAGGAGCGCTGGCTCTAA
- a CDS encoding DUF444 family protein: protein MSTKKSTEKPGVTTSRFSFVAPGEDNLIPILAAGGKSSISPPGQGGDKTERDRQRYKERQKGKLKKKMGDIIGDNPIITRPGKINVPVDPEQEPIWRPGRDGSGQGGPGKGKPGSDPGEYVEMDFEEFIEMFFESIGLPNMLKKMFAQTMVKTFKRRGLTNHGPRSRINKRATAVARLRRAAAARNVRPEEFVENFEEKCQAAFVSYVFWSYMQSGKGGAPLFPQPAYDVTDTTGSVDAFLAEIEGAIESDLIADEDIPAFRQEVFEAVRDYLSEVQGSEVAPFTVHDNLRMRIAAYVFGKERNGEGIPNVMEVPFHKNDLRFNRIEEKDDPDSKAWVALVLDRSGSMSGDPIIIAKAYFFICVLFLKTKYKEVAISMISHDAQEYLWKTEEEFFKIGAGGGTVAVPAWELVFNIAEYGARSKTTNVSAGPYPAAAWNRYMFHATDGDLFDGEEAIRDWFTKIIRAPFNYVGYLEVGTSWSGRSGYSLGGQALKGLPNDVKAHLGMAKASQLADVPEAFKQILDKDRQQGV from the coding sequence ATGTCAACCAAGAAAAGTACTGAAAAGCCTGGAGTGACCACGAGTCGCTTCAGCTTCGTTGCTCCGGGTGAAGATAACCTTATCCCGATTCTTGCCGCAGGCGGCAAGAGCTCCATTTCGCCTCCGGGTCAGGGCGGTGACAAAACCGAACGTGACCGGCAGCGCTACAAGGAGCGTCAGAAGGGTAAGCTCAAGAAGAAGATGGGCGACATCATCGGTGATAACCCCATCATCACCCGTCCCGGCAAGATCAACGTGCCGGTAGATCCCGAACAGGAGCCGATCTGGCGTCCGGGCCGTGATGGTTCGGGTCAGGGCGGTCCCGGCAAGGGCAAGCCTGGGAGCGATCCCGGCGAGTACGTCGAGATGGACTTCGAAGAGTTCATCGAGATGTTTTTCGAATCCATCGGCCTGCCGAACATGCTCAAGAAGATGTTCGCTCAGACCATGGTCAAGACCTTCAAGCGTCGTGGTCTCACCAACCACGGTCCGCGCTCGCGCATCAACAAGCGTGCCACTGCTGTCGCCCGGCTTCGTCGTGCGGCTGCGGCTCGCAACGTGCGCCCCGAGGAGTTCGTCGAGAACTTCGAGGAGAAGTGTCAGGCGGCTTTCGTCAGCTACGTGTTCTGGTCGTACATGCAGTCCGGCAAGGGTGGAGCCCCGCTCTTTCCCCAACCGGCGTATGACGTCACCGATACCACGGGCAGTGTCGACGCCTTCCTGGCCGAAATCGAAGGTGCCATCGAGTCCGATTTGATCGCGGACGAAGACATCCCGGCCTTCCGTCAGGAAGTGTTCGAGGCTGTCCGGGACTACCTGAGCGAAGTGCAGGGCTCTGAAGTGGCGCCGTTCACGGTCCACGACAACCTGCGCATGCGTATCGCTGCCTACGTCTTTGGCAAAGAGCGCAACGGCGAAGGCATCCCCAATGTCATGGAAGTGCCGTTCCACAAGAACGACCTGCGCTTCAACCGCATCGAAGAAAAGGATGACCCGGACTCCAAGGCCTGGGTTGCCCTCGTACTGGACCGCTCCGGGTCCATGAGCGGTGATCCGATCATCATCGCCAAGGCGTACTTCTTCATCTGCGTCTTGTTCCTCAAGACGAAGTACAAGGAAGTGGCGATCTCCATGATCAGCCACGACGCCCAGGAATACCTGTGGAAGACGGAAGAAGAGTTCTTCAAGATTGGTGCCGGCGGTGGTACCGTGGCCGTTCCCGCATGGGAGCTGGTCTTCAACATCGCCGAGTATGGGGCTCGCTCCAAGACCACCAATGTTTCTGCTGGACCCTATCCGGCAGCGGCATGGAACCGCTACATGTTCCACGCCACGGACGGCGATCTCTTCGACGGAGAAGAGGCGATTCGGGACTGGTTCACCAAGATCATCCGGGCGCCTTTCAACTACGTCGGCTATCTGGAGGTCGGCACTTCGTGGAGCGGACGGAGCGGCTACAGCCTTGGCGGTCAGGCCTTGAAGGGTCTGCCCAACGACGTGAAGGCGCACCTTGGCATGGCGAAAGCCAGCCAGCTCGCTGATGTACCTGAAGCATTCAAGCAGATCCTGGATAAGGATCGGCAGCAAGGAGTATAA
- a CDS encoding tetratricopeptide repeat protein yields the protein MEKKISMARRVMVVLTVIAGILTFSAGMYCYQWSDNERILYNQGLAAYRSGDLQTAIKFSDQTLAAYKARRQLTWTERFIFPKPDKPLAAQAAFLKGRSLLKAGQVEPAVKAFRESLELNSGNLYVGEDLTEQEYQLLREAAMVVKYDLELLFKNSPEQAEKQGKPKPGKGKPDKGDKPVPGEDPGNMPGKGNRDTI from the coding sequence ATGGAAAAGAAAATATCTATGGCTCGGCGTGTGATGGTGGTACTGACCGTCATCGCCGGCATCCTCACTTTCTCTGCCGGAATGTATTGCTACCAGTGGTCGGACAACGAGCGCATCCTGTACAACCAGGGTCTCGCCGCCTACCGCTCTGGTGACCTGCAGACCGCCATCAAGTTTTCCGACCAGACGCTGGCCGCTTACAAAGCGCGTCGGCAGCTGACCTGGACGGAACGTTTCATCTTCCCCAAGCCTGACAAGCCGCTCGCGGCCCAGGCGGCCTTCCTCAAAGGTCGGTCGCTGCTCAAGGCTGGTCAAGTCGAACCCGCCGTCAAGGCATTCAGGGAATCCCTGGAGCTGAACAGCGGCAATCTCTATGTCGGTGAAGACTTGACCGAGCAAGAGTATCAGCTGCTTCGCGAGGCAGCCATGGTCGTCAAATACGACCTCGAGCTGCTCTTCAAGAACAGCCCTGAGCAGGCAGAAAAGCAGGGCAAGCCCAAGCCCGGCAAAGGCAAGCCCGACAAGGGTGACAAGCCTGTGCCCGGTGAGGACCCCGGCAACATGCCTGGCAAGGGGAACCGCGACACCATTTAA
- a CDS encoding VWA domain-containing protein, which produces MQAIANMHWVRPDYLYALLAVLPAMAALLYFSYRQRLAARKEWGEEKLIERFTRPFSRTRELIKGCLWLTATALVVLAAAGPLLTDSPIKVKEGSMRLIAVVDVSPSMAAEDYRSVMPGKEITDGRGRVIKTIPVEQVVGPYGSRLDMAKYVIRRQIMPTLEHNKIGIVNYTGQGFVQAPLTDGYEALSWMMDKRMGINQAPGGGSDYAEGLKTALEMFKTQPQDSLQKVILLFTDGGFTGDPEELTKVLAAVREQNIRIIVVGMGSTNPTYIPKYSADGQSTGFVEKDGEAVKTAIDEAALQTLVSQTGGDYIRLDPDSPPRVKIEWARSFGATKSEQHDDPIFQYPLGAALLLMGVLMGIGLVRREKIG; this is translated from the coding sequence ATGCAAGCAATTGCTAATATGCACTGGGTCAGACCAGACTATTTGTACGCGCTCCTGGCGGTTCTTCCCGCGATGGCTGCGCTCCTCTACTTCTCCTACCGCCAGCGTCTTGCTGCGCGCAAGGAGTGGGGCGAAGAGAAGCTCATTGAGCGGTTCACGCGTCCCTTCAGCCGCACCCGCGAGCTGATCAAGGGATGCCTCTGGCTGACCGCAACGGCTCTGGTTGTCCTCGCGGCAGCCGGACCGCTTCTCACTGATTCGCCCATCAAAGTCAAAGAGGGCAGCATGAGACTGATTGCCGTCGTCGACGTCTCCCCCAGCATGGCAGCGGAAGACTACCGCTCTGTCATGCCGGGCAAAGAGATCACCGACGGTCGCGGTCGCGTTATCAAAACCATTCCCGTCGAGCAGGTCGTAGGACCTTATGGCTCGCGTCTGGACATGGCCAAGTACGTGATTCGCCGGCAGATCATGCCCACCCTCGAACACAACAAGATCGGTATCGTCAACTACACCGGTCAGGGTTTTGTGCAGGCTCCTCTCACCGACGGCTACGAGGCCCTGAGCTGGATGATGGACAAGCGTATGGGCATCAACCAGGCTCCTGGTGGTGGCTCTGACTACGCCGAGGGGCTGAAGACCGCCCTGGAAATGTTCAAGACCCAGCCTCAGGACTCACTGCAGAAGGTGATCCTGCTCTTCACTGATGGCGGCTTCACCGGCGATCCGGAAGAACTTACCAAGGTTCTTGCTGCCGTTCGCGAGCAGAACATCCGCATCATCGTTGTCGGCATGGGCAGCACCAACCCGACCTATATCCCCAAGTACAGCGCGGACGGACAGTCCACTGGATTTGTGGAGAAGGACGGCGAGGCTGTCAAAACTGCCATCGACGAAGCTGCTCTGCAAACCCTCGTCTCACAGACGGGAGGCGACTACATCCGCCTCGACCCTGATTCGCCTCCGCGAGTCAAAATCGAATGGGCTCGCAGCTTCGGTGCTACCAAGTCCGAGCAGCATGACGATCCCATCTTCCAGTACCCGCTTGGTGCAGCCCTTCTTCTGATGGGTGTCCTGATGGGTATCGGACTGGTCCGCCGCGAAAAAATCGGCTGA
- a CDS encoding PDZ domain-containing protein, translating to MKLRMLREHCGRIGALLCSHTLKAIAVTALALTLSLNSGAVLADGNAKPAAPAVPTVTAVVPFDGKPIYMEAMNNLLRFHRDLVDTTVRAAFKATWEHKHDNDTMFTTEEGTNKAIFEMMWSLGQRFDYYNPPARATTEKERFNATLAGVGMPVGIKNLTSSLKALADRKKAGETITDDQFKALYKISDERPLWVPEDTFEGGPAKAAGIIKGDIILAVDGVTLNGKTTDDAVKLIRGTPGSKVTLKIKRIGEFADSSITVTVTRAQVQVHAVTTRMLPANISRISMSHFGSQFGDREMAQALARAVKAKSPGIILDLRGNPGGLLTQVISIGQMMIENGIIVQQVSREGDEMVTETYSVDAEHLIYTTESTSGKKKVETYNRNYPVIVPAEVPIVVLIDGGSASASEILAGTLQSNKRALVVGMPTLGKGVGQTVVPMDKGRRNIHVTNFEFLPGGVKMDWVGVIPDVEVAMPDFADPAQDPASDKQLVQAQTELLNLFSGGTAPVRDPAEVAKRKDELLKSHKDDFQQEIDGRKKFIAEPLKPAGADKSDDE from the coding sequence ATGAAACTACGTATGCTCAGAGAGCATTGCGGGCGTATCGGCGCGCTGCTCTGCTCCCACACCCTCAAGGCCATCGCTGTCACGGCACTGGCCTTGACCCTCTCGCTCAACTCCGGTGCGGTCCTTGCCGATGGCAACGCCAAACCGGCAGCCCCTGCTGTCCCGACGGTCACCGCTGTGGTGCCCTTCGATGGCAAGCCCATCTACATGGAGGCGATGAACAATCTCCTCCGCTTCCACCGCGACCTCGTCGACACAACGGTGCGCGCGGCCTTCAAGGCCACCTGGGAGCACAAGCACGACAACGACACCATGTTCACCACCGAAGAAGGCACCAACAAGGCCATCTTCGAGATGATGTGGAGTCTGGGTCAGCGCTTCGACTACTACAACCCGCCGGCTCGTGCCACCACCGAGAAGGAGCGTTTCAACGCCACTCTCGCTGGCGTGGGCATGCCCGTGGGCATCAAAAACCTGACCAGCTCCCTGAAGGCACTTGCCGACAGGAAGAAGGCCGGTGAAACCATCACCGACGATCAGTTCAAGGCTCTCTACAAGATTTCGGACGAGCGCCCGCTCTGGGTGCCGGAAGACACCTTCGAGGGCGGTCCGGCCAAAGCCGCTGGCATCATCAAAGGCGACATCATCCTCGCCGTCGATGGTGTCACGCTCAATGGCAAGACCACCGATGATGCGGTCAAGCTGATTCGTGGCACGCCTGGCAGCAAGGTCACCCTCAAGATCAAGCGCATCGGCGAGTTTGCCGACAGCTCGATCACGGTCACTGTCACTCGCGCTCAGGTGCAGGTGCATGCAGTCACCACTCGCATGCTGCCCGCCAACATCTCGCGCATCTCCATGAGCCACTTTGGCTCGCAGTTTGGTGACCGCGAAATGGCTCAGGCTCTCGCTCGTGCCGTCAAGGCCAAGTCGCCTGGCATCATCCTGGACCTGCGCGGTAACCCCGGCGGTCTGCTCACTCAGGTGATCAGCATCGGTCAGATGATGATCGAAAACGGCATCATCGTGCAGCAGGTCTCGCGTGAAGGCGATGAGATGGTGACGGAGACCTACTCGGTCGACGCCGAGCATCTGATCTACACCACCGAGTCCACGTCTGGCAAGAAGAAGGTCGAGACCTACAACCGCAACTATCCGGTCATCGTCCCGGCGGAAGTGCCGATTGTCGTCCTCATCGACGGCGGCTCGGCATCTGCTTCCGAAATCCTGGCAGGCACCCTCCAGTCCAACAAGCGCGCTCTCGTAGTCGGCATGCCGACTCTGGGCAAGGGCGTTGGCCAGACCGTTGTCCCGATGGACAAGGGTCGTCGCAACATCCACGTCACCAACTTCGAGTTCCTCCCCGGTGGCGTCAAGATGGACTGGGTCGGCGTCATTCCCGATGTGGAAGTGGCCATGCCTGACTTTGCTGACCCGGCGCAGGACCCTGCTTCGGACAAGCAGCTGGTGCAGGCTCAGACCGAGCTGCTCAACCTCTTCTCCGGTGGCACCGCACCCGTGCGTGACCCGGCCGAAGTGGCGAAGCGCAAGGACGAGCTGCTCAAGTCCCACAAGGATGACTTCCAGCAGGAAATCGATGGACGCAAGAAGTTCATCGCCGAGCCGCTCAAGCCCGCTGGTGCGGACAAGAGCGACGACGAATAA
- a CDS encoding AAA family ATPase, whose translation MESIHTIKHPVFVKQLNEIKKVVRGYDYVVALCIRSLLTKNHVLLTSYPGLAKTTLANTLGATIIGGVANRIQMLPDTLPSDVVGVPVIDPMTRQYVVEKGPILGCNIFLADEVNRTGPKTNAATLQAMQEGFVTIRGVNYPLEDVFLLIATRNPVEQEGTYELPEAMIDRFGAEVSLPYVEAEDEMSILRSATALRKDPTSLVNRVVSLDDIRAARAQVAAMVDNLPDSILSYIVRLVRATRPQDALFAKVKDAQGTSFEKKVILGCSPRAQLNIAYAAAATAFLNGRDKVEPGDVKFVARDIMRARITKNPMFPKFQVEDFISAILASTEIVGA comes from the coding sequence ATGGAATCGATCCACACCATCAAGCATCCGGTTTTTGTGAAGCAGCTCAACGAGATCAAGAAGGTTGTGCGCGGCTACGACTACGTCGTCGCCCTGTGCATCCGCTCTCTGCTCACCAAGAACCACGTGCTCCTCACGTCCTACCCGGGTCTCGCCAAGACGACCCTGGCCAACACCCTCGGCGCCACCATCATCGGTGGTGTCGCCAACCGTATCCAGATGCTGCCCGACACGCTCCCCTCGGACGTCGTCGGCGTGCCCGTGATCGACCCGATGACCCGTCAGTACGTGGTCGAGAAGGGCCCGATCCTCGGCTGCAACATCTTCCTGGCGGACGAAGTCAACCGTACCGGTCCCAAGACCAACGCCGCCACGCTGCAGGCCATGCAGGAAGGGTTCGTCACCATCCGCGGTGTCAACTACCCGCTCGAGGACGTCTTCCTCCTCATTGCCACGCGCAACCCCGTGGAGCAGGAAGGCACCTACGAGCTGCCGGAAGCGATGATCGATCGCTTCGGCGCCGAAGTCAGCCTGCCCTACGTCGAAGCGGAAGACGAGATGTCGATCCTGCGCTCCGCCACGGCGCTGCGCAAGGACCCGACCAGCCTCGTCAACCGCGTCGTCAGCCTCGATGACATCCGCGCTGCTCGTGCGCAGGTCGCTGCCATGGTGGACAACCTGCCGGACAGCATCCTCTCGTACATCGTGCGCCTGGTGCGTGCGACCCGTCCGCAGGACGCGCTCTTCGCCAAGGTGAAGGACGCTCAGGGCACGAGCTTCGAGAAGAAGGTCATCCTCGGCTGCTCGCCCCGTGCTCAGCTGAACATCGCCTACGCGGCGGCTGCCACGGCGTTCCTCAACGGTCGCGACAAGGTCGAGCCGGGTGACGTCAAGTTCGTCGCTCGCGACATCATGCGCGCCCGTATCACCAAGAACCCGATGTTCCCCAAGTTCCAGGTGGAAGATTTCATCTCGGCAATCCTGGCCAGCACTGAAATCGTCGGCGCTTAG
- a CDS encoding DUF58 domain-containing protein: MSERKDKALMELIASVEERAIKQAIPVNWRTNQIFGGTGERPSRNRGFSGFDFHSLKPYKFGDDPRMIDWAATARSGNENDFLVRQTQEPREVKFYILVDSKLTMDFGTKRTTKRMVAAELAASVLNSAKKTNDKIGFLVYDEHSIQAMSFRANFTNVVKLPCLSAIIEPGLRHMFPDEAVPETVQLDIAEKGENPSGLSQALRYVRNQTRSIVFVISDFIDLSEDDKAELAYTAGAHNMFCMYVQDVRERELPNTWGIYMLEDIRKGTRKAVWLPPKWWPLQGIRSVREQYAANFRERRNGMLALFAEANVRWEEFSTEEGLSARDKLIRLFSEPS; this comes from the coding sequence ATGTCTGAACGCAAAGATAAAGCTCTCATGGAGCTTATCGCTTCTGTTGAAGAAAGGGCCATCAAGCAGGCAATCCCTGTGAACTGGCGCACCAACCAGATTTTCGGTGGGACCGGTGAACGGCCCTCCCGCAATCGTGGCTTCAGCGGATTCGATTTCCACTCCTTGAAACCATACAAGTTTGGCGACGACCCTCGCATGATTGACTGGGCGGCTACGGCTCGCTCCGGCAATGAAAACGATTTCCTCGTGCGCCAGACTCAAGAGCCCCGCGAAGTGAAGTTCTACATCCTCGTCGACTCCAAGTTGACGATGGACTTCGGCACCAAACGCACCACCAAACGCATGGTGGCTGCTGAGCTTGCGGCATCGGTGCTCAACAGCGCCAAGAAGACCAACGACAAGATTGGCTTCCTGGTGTATGACGAGCATTCGATTCAAGCCATGAGCTTCCGTGCCAACTTCACCAATGTGGTCAAGCTCCCCTGTCTCTCCGCCATCATCGAACCGGGACTGCGTCACATGTTCCCGGATGAAGCGGTGCCGGAGACTGTCCAGCTCGACATCGCCGAAAAGGGTGAGAATCCCTCCGGTCTGTCGCAAGCTCTGCGCTATGTGCGCAATCAGACGCGCTCCATCGTGTTTGTTATCTCGGACTTCATCGACCTCTCCGAGGACGACAAGGCTGAGCTGGCATACACGGCCGGTGCTCACAACATGTTCTGCATGTACGTGCAGGACGTGCGCGAGCGCGAGCTGCCCAACACCTGGGGCATCTACATGCTGGAGGATATCCGCAAGGGTACCCGCAAGGCTGTATGGCTGCCGCCCAAGTGGTGGCCGCTTCAGGGCATCAGGAGCGTGCGTGAGCAGTACGCCGCCAACTTCAGAGAGCGTCGCAATGGCATGCTCGCGTTGTTTGCTGAGGCCAATGTCCGTTGGGAGGAATTCTCCACGGAAGAAGGTCTCTCGGCGCGCGACAAGCTGATTCGGCTGTTCTCCGAGCCATCGTAA
- a CDS encoding PspC domain-containing protein encodes MFTGGFIIAAIIILIVASKSGIKRVNSSKEVLGGVCGGIANKLEVSHNLVRVIAVLILLGSAGGIVLLYLLLCLVLPRE; translated from the coding sequence ATGTTCACAGGCGGTTTCATCATCGCAGCGATCATCATCTTGATTGTCGCCAGCAAGTCCGGCATCAAGCGTGTCAACAGCTCAAAGGAAGTCCTCGGCGGAGTTTGCGGCGGTATCGCCAACAAGCTCGAAGTCTCGCACAATCTCGTGCGCGTCATCGCCGTTCTGATTCTCCTGGGCTCGGCAGGCGGCATCGTGCTGCTCTACCTCTTGCTCTGCCTGGTCCTGCCACGCGAGTAA